The Methanocella arvoryzae MRE50 genome includes a region encoding these proteins:
- the speB gene encoding agmatinase, whose amino-acid sequence MNYNIFAEADQSFEDAAFVIYGVPFDNTSSFRAGSRWAPDEMRKMSYNFETYNPDFGVDLTDVPIHDMGNCDTYASIEDTLLEVYQTSKQIVDAGKIPIMMGGEHSLTYPCVESLGKNVGFVVMDAHLDLRTEYRGIKHNHACVSRHVIENLADKYVTIGVRSGPKEEWDYVRDNKDIRAYTNEDVYSRGIEAVLKEADEYLKGCDRIYLSLDMDAIDPSYAPGLGTPEPFGMTPREVRTVIRHFAPITAAFDLVEISPEYDAGSITSVLGAKLIRDFIAAKWKALGH is encoded by the coding sequence ATGAACTATAACATTTTTGCGGAAGCCGACCAGTCCTTCGAGGACGCGGCTTTCGTCATTTACGGCGTACCTTTCGACAACACGTCCTCGTTCCGCGCAGGCTCCCGCTGGGCTCCTGACGAAATGCGGAAGATGTCCTACAACTTCGAGACTTACAACCCGGACTTCGGCGTGGATTTAACCGACGTGCCCATCCACGACATGGGTAACTGCGACACTTACGCCAGCATAGAAGATACGCTTCTCGAAGTCTACCAGACCTCGAAGCAGATCGTGGACGCGGGGAAGATCCCCATCATGATGGGCGGAGAGCACTCGCTCACCTACCCGTGCGTCGAATCATTGGGTAAGAATGTCGGCTTCGTGGTCATGGACGCCCACCTCGACCTGAGGACGGAATACCGGGGCATCAAGCACAACCACGCCTGCGTTTCCCGCCACGTCATCGAGAACCTGGCTGACAAGTACGTCACAATCGGCGTCCGCAGCGGCCCGAAAGAAGAATGGGACTACGTCAGGGACAACAAGGACATAAGGGCGTACACCAATGAGGACGTCTACAGCAGGGGTATCGAAGCGGTGCTTAAAGAAGCTGATGAGTACCTGAAGGGCTGCGACAGGATCTACCTGTCGCTGGACATGGACGCCATCGACCCGTCGTATGCTCCCGGCCTCGGCACTCCCGAGCCTTTCGGCATGACGCCGAGGGAAGTCCGCACGGTGATCAGGCACTTCGCCCCGATCACGGCAGCCTTCGACCTGGTCGAGATTTCCCCCGAGTACGACGCTGGCAGCATAACCTCAGTGCTCGGCGCCAAGCTGATCCGGGACTTCATCGCGGCTAAGTGGAAAGCCCTGGGCCATTAA
- a CDS encoding 30S ribosomal protein S15, producing MAKMHTRRKGRSRSTRPVRKTPPAWFTMSKEEVEKLVVKTYGQNATTSQVGIILRDKYGVPDITQVTGKKVTAILKENGTGPKLPEDLVNLIKKAIRLHKHLDENHKDLHNKRALQLTESKVRRLVKYYHATGVLPMDWVYSPATAEILISR from the coding sequence ATGGCTAAGATGCATACTCGCAGAAAGGGCCGCTCCAGGTCCACCAGGCCGGTCAGGAAGACCCCGCCGGCATGGTTCACCATGAGCAAGGAAGAAGTAGAGAAGCTCGTCGTCAAGACCTACGGGCAGAACGCCACCACAAGCCAGGTCGGCATCATTCTCAGGGACAAGTATGGCGTACCTGACATCACTCAGGTCACCGGCAAGAAGGTAACCGCAATCCTGAAAGAGAACGGCACCGGACCCAAGCTCCCGGAAGACCTTGTCAACCTGATCAAGAAGGCAATCCGCCTGCACAAGCACCTCGATGAGAACCACAAGGACCTCCACAACAAGAGGGCACTGCAGCTCACGGAATCCAAGGTAAGGCGCCTGGTCAAGTACTACCACGCAACCGGCGTGCTCCCGATGGACTGGGTCTACAGCCCGGCAACGGCAGAAATTCTCATATCCAGGTAA
- a CDS encoding KEOPS complex subunit Pcc1, translating into MARCKARMVIEAVNAEMVEKALAADNPSYVRTHAEGGKVIIETEADSTGSMLATLDDLMINLKVADEMLEGHGTIEGKED; encoded by the coding sequence GTGGCCAGGTGTAAGGCTCGCATGGTCATAGAAGCGGTAAATGCAGAGATGGTCGAAAAAGCGCTAGCTGCAGATAACCCCTCGTATGTCCGCACCCACGCGGAGGGCGGCAAAGTTATCATAGAAACTGAAGCGGACAGTACAGGCTCTATGCTGGCAACGCTGGACGATCTGATGATTAACCTCAAAGTCGCCGACGAGATGCTGGAAGGCCACGGCACCATCGAAGGCAAGGAAGACTGA
- a CDS encoding DHHA1 domain-containing protein, with product MLDAISQMARPAADKIFKTPFIRVVSHHDADGITACGIICHALLRRKVHFQATIVSNLDPSIEAILDPAVPVIFCDMGSGQPDIVNKYDAIILDHHVPVGEHKNIQVNPHLIGIDGGSELSGSGVAYALARIMGDNVDLAGLAISGAIGDKQKMAGPNKDILDEAIKNGVITIQKGLKLGMGPLEKVLEYSIDPYFSFSGKQKETEEFLKEMGLSGNIEALSQDDLKRLGSALSLLLLKKSPPDSVDALFGDIYILNKELIKDVYDFTNTVNSCGKMGTPGLGLEVCLRHEASLREAEEKRFSYARQILDALHDAVGRVKDMGWIRYIDIQSSDVTGAIASTVIRYILPDKPLIVLNTEDGKVKVSARGTPQQIKQGLDLSAALRESAGIAGGSGGGHKIASGAAIPVGRQPEFLERLNTIVGRQISGQV from the coding sequence ATGTTAGACGCTATCTCACAAATGGCCCGACCTGCAGCGGATAAAATTTTTAAAACGCCTTTTATACGGGTCGTATCCCACCACGACGCTGACGGGATCACGGCCTGTGGCATTATTTGTCATGCGCTGCTGCGCAGAAAAGTCCATTTTCAGGCTACAATAGTAAGCAATCTGGACCCTTCGATCGAAGCGATCCTTGACCCTGCAGTGCCGGTCATATTCTGCGACATGGGCTCGGGCCAGCCGGACATCGTCAACAAGTACGACGCCATAATCCTGGACCATCACGTGCCTGTAGGAGAGCATAAGAACATTCAGGTCAACCCTCACCTGATCGGCATCGACGGAGGCTCAGAGCTGTCAGGCTCGGGAGTTGCCTACGCCCTGGCCCGAATTATGGGAGACAACGTCGATCTGGCCGGTCTCGCAATCTCGGGAGCCATAGGTGACAAGCAGAAGATGGCAGGCCCCAACAAGGACATCCTCGACGAGGCCATCAAGAATGGCGTCATCACTATCCAGAAAGGGCTGAAACTGGGCATGGGCCCGCTGGAAAAAGTCCTCGAATACTCGATCGATCCTTACTTCAGCTTCTCCGGCAAGCAGAAAGAGACAGAAGAATTCCTGAAAGAAATGGGGCTTAGCGGAAACATCGAAGCCCTGTCTCAAGACGACTTAAAGCGCCTGGGCAGCGCCCTATCACTGTTATTGCTCAAGAAATCGCCACCGGATTCGGTAGATGCCCTGTTCGGGGACATCTACATCCTGAACAAGGAATTAATCAAGGACGTCTACGATTTCACCAACACGGTGAACTCCTGCGGAAAGATGGGCACGCCCGGTCTCGGCCTGGAAGTGTGCCTTCGCCACGAAGCTTCCCTCCGGGAGGCAGAAGAAAAGCGCTTCAGCTACGCCCGCCAGATCCTGGACGCGCTGCACGATGCTGTCGGCAGGGTGAAGGATATGGGCTGGATCAGGTACATCGATATCCAGAGCAGCGACGTCACCGGAGCTATCGCATCGACTGTGATCAGGTACATCCTGCCCGATAAGCCACTTATCGTGTTAAACACAGAAGATGGCAAAGTAAAGGTATCAGCACGGGGCACCCCCCAGCAGATCAAGCAAGGCCTGGACCTCTCGGCCGCGCTCCGGGAGAGCGCCGGCATCGCAGGCGGCAGTGGCGGAGGCCACAAGATTGCGTCGGGAGCGGCAATTCCGGTCGGCAGGCAGCCGGAATTCCTCGAACGCCTGAATACGATTGTCGGGAGGCAGATTAGTGGCCAGGTGTAA